The sequence AATGTATTACTTACATACACAAATTTGAAATTATATCCAACATAATGGAAAATGAGTGATGAGCACCTCGTATTGGAAGtcaaaatatttaatatataattaatatttaattTACTCTGATAGGCCAAAGATGAGAAAAACTCCAAAAACCTTTACAATCACAACTTCTCCGGACGCTACTGCTCTTGTGACCGGCCTTTTCCAGACAAGGAGGACAAGGTATcccatttgttcatttgtgcaccGGGATTTGGTTGCTTTAAATGTGTTTAGTATGTTGAAGTAATTTCTCGACAGGTCAACGATGAGATGATTCAGTGTGTCATCTGCGAGGACTGGTTTCATACCAGGGTATGTATTACTTATTCTTGGCAAATGCAAAAATGCActtaaaataaattataaatcGCTCTGTTAAGAAAAAATACACTTCActaaatatgaactgttttgaTTCCATTTAGCATTTGCGCTGCGAAGTGGAGGAACTGGATGAGATGGTGTGCGAGGATTGTATGAACAAAGCTCCTTTCTTATGGACGTATGCTGCTCACCTTTCAGGTAATCCACCTTCATaggtaacaacaacaacaaacgccCAAGTGGCAAACATATCGTGTTCTTTATACATTTGTCTCATTCTCAGTTTCACCCGAGCAAAAGGAGCATAAAGATGAGCCCGTAGAGGaagcaaaaaagaaagaggACTTTTTGGAATCGAGTGAAATAAGCCATGAAGAACCTTCCACCAGTCTTGAGCAGAAGGTGGGGCCACTTTTACTTTGACAAACTGCATTTTAGCTAACTTTTTATGAATCTAATACAGTTGGCCTTTTGTTTATGATAATGTTGATATGATAATATGTACAGTTCTTGGCAAGCGTATACCGTACTTGCAATTACACTATATATATTCGGGTCGTGTGGAATTGGCGCAGATGTGCAGCGTTGCTGCGTTTTCTCTGTTGTGGGCTGGAGCTTGCCACTTGATGGCGcagaagagcaacgtgacaGGCTCCCTTTTGGGTAATTAGAGGAGACATGACCCACAAGGCccctctgtctgtgtctctgcaGACAGCTTTGGCCGCGCTTCACAGGCCAGCTTTACTGTAAACCGCTCATTTTCGCCGCCTGATCATTCCGCCCCCACTGGATGAATCTGATGTTTTATACAGCCGTGTCACATCCTAACTCACCGTCTCACGTTAGGAAACACCAACCAGGAGCTTTCCTCGCAAGCGGAGCCACGAGGACATGACAGACTGTCCCGGGGAGACCAACGCGGTGGCTTGCAAGCTAAAGCATTTCCAGTCCCTGCATGTGCCACGGCGTCAACAGGGTGCGGTGTTCTGGCAATCTTCGTGGCGCTCTTTGCTGTGCACCTGTACAAGCTGCAAGGTGGGGTCTCCAGCATCAGACTAGCCCAGGGGTGCACAAAGTATGACCAACAAAGCAATAGTATAATATTTTGGCCAAAGAATTTAttagtctatttttttttttttttacaattcactccattgatttattttattacctTTTATAATTCACTCAATTCAATTGACatgtttgcccaccccttgGACTAGCCCTTTTTACTTGTGCTTATCAAAATTGGGAGTTTTCCAATGTATAATACTTTTGTCTTGCCTGTGGCACATAGAGGGCTTACGTAGCCGCACAGGTCCACTTCCTCATGGACCTGTCCGACTCACTTCTGGCCTACGAGCAAAAAGGCCTGGACAAGCCGTTTGGAAAGCATCCGCTGATGACACTGACGAGTTCAATGGACAGAGTCCAGCAGCTTGAATTCATTTACGGTGAGAATTTTCTCTGGCTACACTGATATTTGTGTGCTCTTATTAATCTTACTTCCTTTCTTTTAGGTTGCAACGAGATGGCTACTGCAGTAACTGCATTATTTCACAAATGTGCAGGTGAAAATAAGGTGAGGAAACTCATTTGTATGGATGACCAAGCCCATCCGTTGAAATTTAAGTTGAATCaatccaaatatatatatatttttaaataattgttttagTTTATTATAGTTTAACAACTGGATTTGACTCTAGTTTTGCTGAGTCTCCTGTTGTTGTCTGCTGATCCAGTCATTGTCTCCCTCAGGAAGTCACTGCGGAAGCTGTATATGAGCTTTTCCAGGAGCTTCAGGCTAAAAAGCAGCGTAACGTCAACACGGGCTACCAGTGACTAAAGTGCTGCAGTCTTGTGGTGCTTCTCCCATGAAAAGTTTCCCTttgttgaagaagaagaagaaaaagtgcaATGTTGGAAGCACATTTGTTTCTGTTCAAGATGCCTCAAATTTGAAGCTAGTTTTTAATTAACACATGTTTGTGATCTGTTTTGTTTCTACACTGGATACTTGGAATAAGTCTGTTAAAGACATGCTGCTGTTTATTCGGAAATTTGTTCTTTAGGCAATTTAATAAAGTTGAGTAATTCTTTGCAAATGACAAAACtttactattttatttcataataTCAAACCAGTTTATTTTTGAGGACCACTGTTGCACACCTTTTGAGGCGCCAGTAGAAAAATAGATTCAGTGAAACTAAATGCAATAAGTCTACAAACATTAATTTCTAAGATGCCAGACAAGTACGACGTACCTGTGAGGATCCAACACATTTCATATATTCAACTAAAACCAAAATGCGCTAAATAACATctatatacacacaaaaaaaaggagctACAACTATCTGATGCAGGCTGGTAGAAAAGAGCTTGCATAGACATCAAGGTCTACAATAAAAACCCAGCTGCAGGCAGGGAAGGCACTGACCTCGCTACAGCAAAGAGTTAAACAACCACTAAGTCAAGGGAACATCCTCTTGGAAAAGTCAACAACTACGCAAAATGAACATGAGGAATCTCAAGTTTAGTGTTTTCCCCCTGCTGACACAAAGCAAGCTGGGAAAATTAGTTCTGCATTTGCAATCagattttcttgaaaaaaaaaaagtgaaaattcaCACAACCTACAATAGTGAGCGAATTGCCCCGAATGCAGAACATTTACAAAGGAAATCTTTTTGAGACACAATCTTTACAGAACATTCGCGGCGAGTTTCAGGACAGGACAAAGTACACAACGACCACTTCAATGCAATAGAAACCATAAACAAACAAGTGGTGCTTGATTGGTTCTGTACAATTTTTCCCACTGGAGCGCACTGGAGGCCAGCTACTTTTCTTCATGCGATTCCTTttgttcccccccaccccccattaaaaaaaaaaagactcatgcTGGCATGTGCGCTTCAGTCGTGAACTTGCATGGTTCTGGAGCTACAAACGCTGACTGCGCGAGGCCGGATGGTTGTCAGTCCATAGTGAGAACAGTCAATTAGttcagtgattcccaaccacaTTTCTAAGatcattcaattttttttagttCATCTACATCTAGTAACAGGTAGAATAATGAAATGCTCTTCCTGCTGGTGGAAGAAATTCATCTGATGTAAAATACATAACGGTTGGGGAAACACCTAATAGTGAATTAACACGTGGTTTGAGATAGAATGACATCATTGAGAACTGAGTTTGAAGGTAGCTAAAATGGAATCTTCAGAGGATTGGTTAAGGCTTCAAGATTTGATTAGTGGATGCTATTAGATTAAGAGGAAGGAGCGTAAGCACACAGCCAGCTGTGCTCCTTCTGATATGTTCAGAGAGACCAGGCTGGAAATGTGCGAGTACAGTACTGAGATTGTCACCACacttttgtgtgagtgtgtgtgtgtgtgtttaccagTAAGAAGACACGCTTGCTACCGTCTTAGGTTTCTTACATCTGAGGTTCATGCTATCTGGACTCCTGGGGTGTGAGTGGTGGTCTATATTTGCAGTTGGTTCACGCACGGCCCTAGTGGCCACATTTAGTCAGTGGTATAGAAATATGGTTGGATCCTAAATAATAAACTTCTAAGTGAACCGTGTTCGATTGGAAATGTCTGTTTGGACGTGGCAGTTATAAGGAGCGCGGAAAGACGAGCGTGCGCGCTCTGCTCAGCAACGGTGGAAACTAGCTGCATGGGATGCtacagaaaaccaaaacaagctAGTTTTGATCACAATGCTCTCCTACACCAGACTGCATGGCTTTTTGTGAATGGACAATCCTGTCGGGCCATCATCAACATGAAGGGCATCTTTGTCTGACCGCCACTTGACGAATGAGCTGTATTAATGTTCTGACTCAAGTGACAAATCAGCACACGGATGGATCCAGGTGACCTCGAGATGCATACTTTGGCCTTCGATGATGAATGGAGTCAAGTGGCAGAGTTAGGACAAAAAGGACAttctataaataaatagcaaTTGCCTTTCCACGTGCTTTTTGttgaacacacacatgtatTTAGTGCTTGACCGTTCAATACGATGGGCTGTCAGTCATTCCCTTTTCTTAATTCAATCGCTGGGGTTAAAGTGCAGATTTTTTGTACGGGTAGTCAGGTTTGCTGGGTGACCTACGGTCTCTGGCCATGTCCTCGCTGACGCTGTTTCTGTGAGGCTGTGACGACTCCCCAACAACAACCATTTCCTCCGGAGCATCTCGAGGTCCGGCCATTCTGTCCTCGTAACCGTCCATGTTTCCGCTGTGCGAGCGCAGGTGGCCCAAGCCGTGAGTCAGATCCGTCTCGTTTGAGCGGGCCCTCGCCGCGTGGCCCATCCTGGGCTGCGGCCCCGA is a genomic window of Syngnathus typhle isolate RoL2023-S1 ecotype Sweden linkage group LG16, RoL_Styp_1.0, whole genome shotgun sequence containing:
- the LOC133169111 gene encoding putative E3 ubiquitin-protein ligase UBR7; translated protein: MAAKKAVGSQLDDLVVNEEELEHVLRVIAGSDSENCSYSLGYVKRQAVFACNTCTPDASQPAGICLACANNCHDGHDIFELYTKRNFRCDCGNSKFGDFQCKLTPAKDEKNSKNLYNHNFSGRYCSCDRPFPDKEDKVNDEMIQCVICEDWFHTRHLRCEVEELDEMVCEDCMNKAPFLWTYAAHLSVSPEQKEHKDEPVEEAKKKEDFLESSEISHEEPSTSLEQKETPTRSFPRKRSHEDMTDCPGETNAVACKLKHFQSLHVPRRQQGAVFWQSSWRSLLCTCTSCKRAYVAAQVHFLMDLSDSLLAYEQKGLDKPFGKHPLMTLTSSMDRVQQLEFIYGCNEMATAVTALFHKCAGENKEVTAEAVYELFQELQAKKQRNVNTGYQ